In Diadema setosum chromosome 2, eeDiaSeto1, whole genome shotgun sequence, the DNA window GgtttatttttttacatttcaggTGGATTTAGTCAACTATGTATCCTTTTTTGTTCCAGAAGAATAGCTTTTCTTTAATTATGAGGAAACTATCTGATGTGTTTTAGTTTTTGGTAGCACGTTATACAAAGCCATGAAGTTGGACAACAAACATAAATTTGAAGCAATATCTTCCtaacttcattttatttttaattttggcATGTTTGGGATACAACTCTATGGGTTTATTTTATGTGCGAAATCGAGGATACAGTTGGAGCAACTACATGTAGGTTATAATTGCTAATCAAAAAAATCAGtagaaatatgtacatgtgtaaatGGCATTACTGTGGATCCCAATGAATAGTACCTTGATTATTAGTTTCAGCACCCAGCAACATTGCCAAATCATCAATGTTTAGGCTACTGGgttctgttttgttcttgttgttgttgttgttgttgatttaatGTGTTGGTTATTATGCTTAGAATTCTTCAAATCAGAGAAGTTTGAAGAAGCAATAAACTATCCAGTATAATAGTTCAAAGTTTATGAACCTCCCCTgatcataatcatatctgaGAAAATATTCTCCCAAAATTATTTTTCCATGAAGATAAGTAATGTGGAGTAATGAAGTTTTCTTGAAATTACCCATTTCTTTCTGTTATTGCTGGAGGTGTGATTAAGGGGAAGCAAGTAGGAAGAAGTATCTTGCCAGTTTAATCTTTATTCTACATGTAAAGATTTACACAGACAATCAGGAAATTTTCTGGTTATAACAAGAATGCTGTTATGAACCAAGATGCTGGCAAATTTTATACTTtcatacattgttgttgttgttttgttttgttttgatttgttttgtttttcttggggggggggggaatcagtCACACTTGTGTACAATACATTTCTTACGATGAAGCGTATCCTGAACTGTAGATTATGAGATGCATGTAAGTGCGTACATGCGCACTTGAGTTGTGATCAAACACATGATCTTTGACATCATTGCAAGTATAGAAGTGATTTTAAAGCAGATATTAATAAAATTTGAGTTTCAACGTGTTCAAGCATTTCATTTGGGATCTTGGTTGCAGGAAAAGCGACGCGTTCAGAGGATGCGAAAGCAAAGGGATAGCATTCGACAAAGCCAGAAGCGTGCGAACCAGTCTCGGCAGGAGGGAATTACTCCAGAGACTCCGGAGCAAGGAGCAGATCCCCCAAGCCCCATTTCCCGCTTTGCATTACGTACTTCAGGAGATGCAACAGAACATTTGCAGGGGAAGTTGGGTGTTCCAGAAAGCACAGAGCAAACTGCAGATGTTCTGCCGAGACCCACCGTGCCACGTACCAGTGCTGCTCAGGCTGCCGATATATCGTGGCAGGAACTGGTCAATAATGTCCAGTCAAACCAGGGGGGACCAGAGCAGGACTTGATAGTGCCCACCGCAATACGTCTTGCGAGCATTCTGGAGGCCGCCACCAGAGTGCCGAACAGATCAAGGCTGTCACATGACCAGAGCAATCGGTCCAACTCGCGGGAACTCCTGGACTCTGTGAAAGTGGCGGTCAAGGAGGCTGTTCGCCAGGCAAACTCTGAAGTTCACGCCAAGCTGGACAGGTTAATGGCAGAGGTGACCACCATCAAGGAGGAACTGGGGGCTGTCAAGCAAAGTGTGTGGCACATCGAGAGCTCGATGTTTGATGTTTCCAACACGATGGAGTGTAACAAAGTGGAAATTGTGACTGACGAGGGAGGGGAAAGTGTAACTCTTGAAGATGTCCTTGAGCAGAGGATGGAATGAAATGAACTCTCACAGACCCACTTGCCCACTTGCCCAAAACACATAGATTTCAAACTATtgcattattcatattcatgaaatttgtaaaaaaaactGAGATTCATGAAGGAACTGATTATAGGGGGCGGTGTTATCCCACCTGGAAGATCATTGGGCAGACATTTTACGGACTatttttataaattttgaaaggtTGTCAAATTTGTTTGGCACTTAAAGTGCATCAAACTTGATGTCTCTATTGTATCAGTATCCAAATTTCAAATTTGCCGTTGTGGCATCATTTAGAGAGGGTATTCAAACCTCATCTATTCCTTTTCTGTTTTGATGATGTGATCAgtgatttaattttcattttaaaacc includes these proteins:
- the LOC140239277 gene encoding uncharacterized protein encodes the protein MPQPPSSDRNNIPQYLGRTLTYAEEVDAISNYLRYQKYPPKFSDNNKRWLRRCSKSFSVVEKGDLCYLQRDGRMCVPEPEEQKRIVMKAHRGLGGDKHYGRDKTLKNITTRYYWRALYKDVCAVTELCPTCKECPKTRPKNFAPKPDGYSNAERQEKRRVQRMRKQRDSIRQSQKRANQSRQEGITPETPEQGADPPSPISRFALRTSGDATEHLQGKLGVPESTEQTADVLPRPTVPRTSAAQAADISWQELVNNVQSNQGGPEQDLIVPTAIRLASILEAATRVPNRSRLSHDQSNRSNSRELLDSVKVAVKEAVRQANSEVHAKLDRLMAEVTTIKEELGAVKQSVWHIESSMFDVSNTMECNKVEIVTDEGGESVTLEDVLEQRME